GCGGCCCCGGCGAAGGAAAGACCATCCTTGCCAATCAGTTCTGCTACAGCCGCGCCGCCCAGGGCGAGCGGTCGCTGTACGTCACGCTCCTAGCCGAAACGCACCACCGCCTGCTGCGCCATCTACGACACATGGAGTTCATGGTGGAGCACCAGCGCTCGGAGGCGGTGTCGTACGAGAGCGCCTTCGACACCTTGCGTAACCAGGGCCTGGAGGGCGTGTTGCGCTTCCTGATGCGCAACGCAAAGAACCGCAAGGCATCGGTAATCGTCGTTGACGGCCTTTTCGCGTTGGAAGAGACGACCGAATCCGAACGTACTTTCCGTGAATTCATCAACGATGTAGCCGCGTTTGCCGATATGAGCGGCTGCACCGTCCTGCTGCTGACCAACAGTGATCGCAACGGTGGTAGCCCTGAATTCACCATGGTCGACGGCTGGATCGAACTTGGCAGTGATGAGGAAGGCAGTCGCAGCTACCGCTACCTCAAGGTGCGCAAGTTCCGCGGTAGTGGATTCGTGTCCGGTCGGCACGTGGCCGAGATCAGCAACGAAGGCTTCCATGTCTATCCGCGTCTGGAGGCGATTCACGGCCATGAACCCGCCGTGGCCATGCGGGACGCGCGGGTAACTAGCGGGGTCACTGGGCTCGACGAGTTGCTAGAGGGCGGCCTGCCGTACTCATCCACTACCGCAGTGATCGGTCCGAGCGGAGTCGGCAAGACTACGACCGGCCTCGGTTTCATCTGTCAGAGCACGCCGGAGGAGCCGGGCCTGATCTTTGGCTTTTACGAAGACGAAGGACGGCTGCGACGCCGCGCAGAGTGCCTGGGTCTCGACCTGGGCACCTTGCTCGG
The nucleotide sequence above comes from Halopseudomonas xinjiangensis. Encoded proteins:
- a CDS encoding RAD55 family ATPase, which encodes MTDEYSDQRELARLPTGVPGLDTVLCGGLLPRGVYIVQGGPGEGKTILANQFCYSRAAQGERSLYVTLLAETHHRLLRHLRHMEFMVEHQRSEAVSYESAFDTLRNQGLEGVLRFLMRNAKNRKASVIVVDGLFALEETTESERTFREFINDVAAFADMSGCTVLLLTNSDRNGGSPEFTMVDGWIELGSDEEGSRSYRYLKVRKFRGSGFVSGRHVAEISNEGFHVYPRLEAIHGHEPAVAMRDARVTSGVTGLDELLEGGLPYSSTTAVIGPSGVGKTTTGLGFICQSTPEEPGLIFGFYEDEGRLRRRAECLGLDLGTLLGSGIVELLHFPPTEALIDKLAEQLLDAIDRRGVQRLFLDGVDGFMQSTVSPQRLGRFFTALTSALRTRGVTTLFTSAIPEIIGGKSAITTASVSAIAENIILLRYAELDSTLHRTIGVIKMRESGFSPHLHELYLGRNGVAIGEQMRHTEGVVLGRARRRSSTDGQDA